From a region of the Roseivirga sp. 4D4 genome:
- the ctlX gene encoding citrulline utilization hydrolase CtlX: MITQGSREIMMVRPKHFGFDQTTASSNSFQNEDGADAVDEISHKAIAEFDTAVSELRSNGIKVHVIEDTDNPVKPNAVFPNNWVSFHGDKTLLYPMLAENRRWERRSEVLKQLEHEGVAIGEVIDLSRFETEEKFLESTGSMVLDYEHELAYACLSSRTDIDVIEEFCKVTGFDAFTFDAFDKEGLSVYHTNVIMCIGEKYAVICLDSIPEEEQDTVVEALETTGHEIIPLSMDQMYAFAGNMLEVLDGEGNSVLVMSSTAFNSLSEDQKDTIQRYSKILSVDIPTIEKYGGGSVRCMMCRVS; the protein is encoded by the coding sequence ATGATAACGCAAGGATCAAGAGAGATAATGATGGTAAGACCGAAACACTTCGGTTTTGACCAAACCACAGCATCGTCAAATTCTTTCCAAAATGAGGATGGTGCTGATGCCGTTGACGAAATTAGCCATAAGGCCATTGCTGAGTTTGACACTGCTGTTTCCGAATTGAGGAGCAATGGAATCAAGGTACATGTCATTGAGGACACAGATAATCCGGTTAAGCCGAATGCCGTATTCCCAAACAATTGGGTCTCTTTTCACGGAGATAAGACTTTACTCTATCCCATGCTAGCAGAGAATAGACGATGGGAACGAAGATCAGAGGTGCTGAAGCAATTGGAACATGAGGGAGTTGCTATCGGAGAAGTTATTGATCTATCTAGGTTCGAAACAGAGGAGAAATTCTTAGAGAGTACCGGAAGTATGGTGCTGGATTATGAGCATGAGTTGGCTTATGCCTGTTTGTCTTCCAGAACGGATATCGATGTCATTGAGGAATTCTGCAAAGTAACCGGTTTTGATGCCTTTACTTTCGATGCCTTTGATAAGGAAGGCCTATCAGTTTATCATACAAACGTGATCATGTGCATTGGAGAAAAGTATGCAGTGATCTGTTTAGATTCTATACCTGAAGAAGAGCAAGACACTGTTGTCGAAGCACTTGAAACCACTGGACATGAGATAATCCCACTCTCAATGGATCAGATGTATGCCTTTGCAGGTAATATGTTAGAAGTACTAGATGGTGAGGGGAATTCAGTCCTTGTCATGTCTTCGACTGCATTCAATAGCCTTTCAGAAGATCAGAAAGATACAATTCAACGCTATTCCAAAATATTGTCGGTTGATATTCCTACCATTGAAAAGTATGGTGGAGGCAGTGTGCGTTGCATGATGTGTAGAGTGAGTTGA
- a CDS encoding transporter: MKRLYIVSLLWFLGLPLLAQVEDNSTSTIATDRPTQTTSPYVITPGLFQIETGFYQQQTNQSVINFANSVDFKFQNIVYNSLLLRYGISDKLELRLNQEYGRTRELIDDVITEKSDASFGPTTIGVKYQFVEEDGWRPAVALNGHVGGQFLSSGGGTTADLRVNFQNNISDKFNISYNVGIILIENSSNVGLWTLNLGFTVSPKLTVFLEGYGFKENVSSQQSIDFGLLYLLGPNLQIDFFGGFAMSELAPDTLFGFGISTNIAKRK, encoded by the coding sequence ATGAAACGACTGTACATTGTTTCTCTTTTATGGTTTTTGGGGCTACCACTTCTTGCACAAGTAGAAGATAATTCTACTTCTACAATAGCAACTGATCGGCCTACGCAAACTACTTCTCCTTATGTCATCACGCCCGGATTATTTCAGATTGAAACGGGATTTTATCAGCAGCAAACCAATCAGTCAGTTATTAATTTTGCCAATAGCGTTGACTTCAAATTTCAGAATATAGTTTACAATAGTCTACTTCTTAGGTACGGAATTTCTGACAAATTAGAGCTCCGATTGAATCAGGAATATGGACGCACTCGAGAGCTGATTGATGACGTAATTACCGAAAAATCTGATGCCTCTTTTGGGCCTACAACTATTGGTGTAAAATATCAATTTGTAGAGGAGGATGGATGGCGTCCGGCAGTGGCTTTGAATGGCCATGTGGGTGGTCAGTTTTTGTCCAGTGGAGGCGGAACAACTGCAGACTTGAGAGTCAATTTTCAGAACAACATTTCAGACAAATTTAACATCAGTTATAACGTTGGAATTATACTAATTGAGAACTCAAGTAATGTTGGACTTTGGACCTTGAACTTAGGCTTTACAGTGTCTCCAAAGTTGACTGTATTTTTGGAGGGTTATGGCTTCAAGGAGAATGTTAGCTCTCAACAAAGTATCGATTTTGGTTTACTGTATTTACTTGGTCCCAACCTGCAGATTGACTTCTTCGGAGGCTTTGCCATGTCAGAGCTTGCACCAGATACCTTGTTTGGATTTGGCATAAGTACGAATATTGCGAAGCGAAAATAG
- the hisIE gene encoding bifunctional phosphoribosyl-AMP cyclohydrolase/phosphoribosyl-ATP diphosphatase HisIE, protein MRKFESINQVKFDENSGLVPAIIQDAQTSKVLMLGYMNEASIEQTLSTQKVTFFSRSKQRLWTKGETSNNYLNLVSISVDCDQDALLVKVNPEGPTCHTGDDTCWGEENITGASFLDYLSEVIRERKTQSPDESYTARMFEKGINKLAQKVGEEAVELVIEAKDDNAELFKNEAADLIFHFLMLLEAKEFTLEDVIQILKERHK, encoded by the coding sequence ATGAGGAAATTCGAATCCATTAACCAAGTCAAATTTGACGAAAACTCAGGGTTGGTTCCTGCGATAATTCAAGATGCTCAAACCAGCAAAGTGCTGATGCTTGGCTATATGAATGAAGCTTCAATTGAGCAGACTTTGAGCACTCAAAAGGTGACTTTTTTTAGTCGCTCAAAACAGCGATTATGGACCAAAGGTGAGACCTCAAATAACTACTTAAACCTGGTCAGTATTTCAGTCGATTGTGACCAGGATGCACTGCTTGTAAAAGTGAATCCTGAGGGCCCAACTTGTCATACCGGTGATGATACTTGTTGGGGTGAAGAGAACATAACTGGCGCTTCATTTCTTGACTATCTCAGTGAGGTAATAAGAGAACGGAAGACGCAGTCGCCAGACGAGTCTTACACCGCACGCATGTTTGAAAAAGGAATTAACAAGCTTGCGCAGAAGGTGGGTGAGGAGGCTGTCGAGTTGGTGATAGAAGCCAAAGATGACAATGCTGAACTCTTTAAAAACGAAGCGGCCGACCTGATTTTCCATTTTCTTATGCTACTAGAGGCAAAAGAATTTACTTTGGAGGATGTAATTCAAATTCTTAAAGAAAGACATAAGTAA
- the hisF gene encoding imidazole glycerol phosphate synthase subunit HisF, translating into MLTKRIIPCLDIKDGRTVKGINFVGLRDAGDPVELAARYAEEGADELVFLDITATVEKRKTLVDLVRRVAAQINIPFTVGGGISSIEDVSALLNAGADKISINSSAVKRPELINELALEFGSQCVVVAIDTRFVDGEHIVHVRGGRTPTELRTLEWAKEVTKRGAGEILLTSMDHDGTKAGFADELTCEVSQMLSVPVIASGGAGNMEHFVDSFTHGKADAALAASIFHFKEISVPELKTYLASKDIPIRLTQ; encoded by the coding sequence ATGCTAACGAAAAGAATCATACCCTGCTTGGATATAAAAGACGGCCGTACCGTTAAGGGCATCAACTTTGTTGGCCTTCGAGATGCCGGAGACCCAGTCGAGCTGGCGGCCCGTTATGCCGAAGAGGGTGCCGATGAGTTGGTTTTTCTGGATATCACAGCGACAGTTGAGAAGAGAAAGACGCTGGTAGACCTTGTAAGAAGGGTTGCAGCTCAAATCAATATCCCATTTACAGTAGGTGGAGGTATAAGTTCTATTGAGGATGTATCTGCACTGCTTAATGCTGGAGCAGACAAGATCTCCATTAACTCTTCTGCTGTCAAACGTCCGGAGCTGATTAATGAGCTGGCATTGGAGTTTGGAAGTCAATGCGTTGTTGTAGCTATTGATACGAGGTTTGTGGATGGAGAACATATAGTTCACGTAAGAGGAGGTAGAACGCCTACTGAACTCAGAACCCTGGAGTGGGCCAAGGAAGTTACAAAACGAGGCGCGGGTGAGATCTTATTGACCTCTATGGATCACGATGGCACCAAAGCAGGTTTTGCGGATGAGCTTACTTGTGAGGTTTCACAAATGCTATCAGTACCAGTCATTGCATCCGGAGGTGCTGGTAATATGGAACACTTTGTAGACTCGTTTACTCATGGAAAGGCAGACGCTGCTTTGGCCGCGAGTATCTTCCATTTTAAAGAAATTTCCGTTCCGGAACTTAAGACATATTTAGCTTCAAAAGACATCCCTATAAGGCTTACACAATGA
- the hisA gene encoding 1-(5-phosphoribosyl)-5-[(5-phosphoribosylamino)methylideneamino]imidazole-4-carboxamide isomerase, translating to MKIIPAIDIIGGKAVRLTQGDYNQKTEYNDDPLAVARAFESAGIDRLHVVDLEGAKASKPTNLNVLEAISKGTELKIDFGGGVKSNSSIEEVLKAGAHQVTAGSIAVKDRSLVKEWIAKYGAETIILGADVQNEKVAINGWQEDSGLDLFEFLREYVELGITDCICTDVSKDGLLQGPSFDLYEKIIKAFPDLKLIASGGVSSMEDLKRLEQMGVYGTIVGKAYYEGRISLEELASFE from the coding sequence ATGAAGATAATACCAGCAATAGATATAATAGGAGGCAAGGCCGTCCGGCTTACCCAAGGTGACTATAACCAGAAGACCGAGTATAATGATGATCCATTAGCGGTCGCTCGGGCTTTTGAGTCTGCCGGAATCGATCGGCTGCATGTGGTTGACTTGGAGGGAGCCAAAGCCAGTAAGCCAACCAATTTGAACGTCCTGGAAGCAATCAGTAAGGGCACCGAACTAAAAATAGACTTTGGAGGAGGCGTTAAATCCAATTCCTCAATTGAAGAAGTTCTAAAGGCCGGAGCTCACCAGGTGACAGCAGGGAGTATTGCTGTAAAGGATAGGTCCCTAGTTAAGGAATGGATTGCTAAATATGGGGCTGAAACCATCATTTTAGGTGCTGATGTCCAGAATGAGAAGGTTGCCATTAACGGATGGCAAGAAGACTCAGGTCTTGACCTTTTTGAGTTTCTAAGAGAGTATGTTGAGTTGGGTATTACCGACTGTATTTGCACTGATGTTAGTAAGGATGGTTTGCTTCAAGGGCCCTCATTTGATCTATATGAAAAGATTATCAAGGCTTTTCCTGATCTTAAACTGATTGCAAGTGGTGGTGTATCTTCTATGGAAGACCTAAAACGATTAGAACAAATGGGTGTTTATGGAACAATAGTGGGCAAAGCCTATTATGAAGGACGTATAAGCCTTGAAGAACTAGCTTCATTTGAATAG
- a CDS encoding four helix bundle protein, with translation MEFSGNPIEKKSFEFSLMIIEKYKEMQAQKEFILSKQLLRSGTSIGANVQEAQAAISKRDFAHKMSISSKEARETKYWLLLSQYGGLVELDLESILEKNEELIRMLTAIVKSSQKALSKHS, from the coding sequence ATGGAGTTTTCAGGCAATCCGATTGAAAAGAAGAGTTTTGAGTTTTCATTAATGATAATCGAGAAGTATAAAGAAATGCAGGCTCAAAAGGAATTTATTCTGTCTAAGCAGTTACTACGTTCAGGAACAAGCATAGGTGCTAATGTCCAAGAAGCTCAGGCGGCAATCTCTAAGAGAGATTTTGCCCATAAGATGTCCATTTCGTCAAAAGAGGCACGTGAGACAAAATACTGGTTGCTATTGAGTCAATATGGTGGTTTAGTCGAATTGGATTTAGAGTCAATTTTGGAAAAGAATGAAGAATTGATTCGTATGCTTACGGCAATTGTCAAATCAAGTCAAAAAGCCTTGTCTAAACATTCATAA
- the hisH gene encoding imidazole glycerol phosphate synthase subunit HisH translates to MSVVIVNYNAGNVQSVTHALNRLGVEPVLSADSEVIQSADKVIFPGVGEASTAMRFLKEKQLDTVIKDLKQPVFGVCLGLQLLCSHTEENDTECLGIFDIKVKRFEPKLKVPQMGWNTLTQMDSPLFNDLPNDPYVYFVHSYYAELSNETIAVTDYINPFSAALHKDNFYALQAHPEKSGKVGEKILANFLGL, encoded by the coding sequence ATGAGCGTAGTCATTGTAAACTACAATGCAGGTAACGTGCAATCTGTAACCCATGCCTTAAACAGACTGGGAGTTGAGCCTGTGCTTTCTGCAGACAGTGAGGTTATTCAGTCTGCAGATAAAGTAATCTTTCCCGGAGTTGGTGAGGCAAGTACTGCCATGCGATTCTTGAAGGAAAAGCAACTTGATACGGTAATCAAGGATCTGAAACAACCTGTTTTCGGTGTCTGCCTTGGCTTGCAACTGCTTTGTTCTCATACCGAAGAGAATGATACTGAATGTCTGGGCATTTTTGATATTAAGGTAAAGAGATTTGAGCCAAAGCTGAAAGTTCCGCAAATGGGGTGGAATACGTTGACACAAATGGATTCACCACTCTTTAATGATCTTCCAAACGATCCATACGTGTATTTTGTACATAGCTATTATGCCGAACTAAGTAACGAAACTATCGCTGTGACAGACTACATTAATCCCTTTTCTGCAGCCTTGCACAAGGATAATTTCTATGCATTGCAGGCGCACCCTGAAAAGAGTGGTAAAGTAGGTGAGAAGATCTTGGCTAATTTCTTGGGATTATGA
- a CDS encoding ABC transporter permease: MSKTQDKKPPRLAERIFHWYCDDPLQEEIAGDLEERFLDHCEKYGLAQAKKKYWLNVLKFIRWHTLKRRNSKRYSQNNLAMVKNNFKVAFRSAKKHKAYSIINLSGLAVGLTSFILIVLYVQHQLSFDQFHEQKDKIFRVTNGEDAITPNIVGPFLKRNFEEEVRHSVRVIELGGQIMKIDNQPFTTNAYFADTAFFDVFTFPLLQGNEEGILSKPKTLVITQKAAMKYYGTQDVVGKTLIREGEQYAIAGVVLDPPANSMMQFDFLIPFKELRWAQRETWSNWSFQTFLRLEDNVDPIAFEQKVEEKVNVELDMPTESEDSGTYLQSLNDIYLQKRFKLNYELGRVGDIQYVYIFSVVAFLILLIACINYVNLATSRSLERAKEVGIRKVVGEHRRQLIGQFLGESFLFVFLSLAISIAFSYWLLPYFNDLAGERLNTVYLFKSEFLLFLCGLGLIITFLAGIYPALVLSMFKPVTVLKGKFTHSGSGNRLRKFLVIVQFAISAFLVVATLVVKKQLNFIQDKNIGLDKEQVIFFTADGDLKKNYESFKNTLMTNPNIKSVSMASNVPVSVGSAHGIQTGPTEDDYELIYFLSADKEFMDLMGMELLSGLSLMERAVPFNELDTAGLNPTYIINETAAKLFNWSAEEAVGQNVVIGGYEGPVQGVVKDFHFKSMQQRIEPFVILYNPNQSYTGYVKLETNDLPETLQFIESNLIEAAPGLPFDYEFMDDYYNRMYRFESRLGNVFLTFASIAVFIACLGMFGLISFIALHRAKEMGIRKVLGASFKSILFLLSADFLKLIVIALLVGLPTAYFFMGDWLSDYVYRINIGADVAIVAAVFAILITMLTIAYQAVRTALVNPSKVLRSE; the protein is encoded by the coding sequence ATGAGTAAGACTCAAGATAAGAAACCACCAAGGTTAGCAGAGAGGATCTTCCATTGGTATTGTGACGATCCATTGCAGGAAGAGATTGCGGGAGATCTTGAAGAGCGTTTTCTAGATCATTGTGAAAAGTATGGCTTGGCCCAGGCCAAAAAGAAGTACTGGCTCAATGTGCTCAAGTTTATAAGGTGGCATACCCTCAAAAGAAGAAACTCAAAAAGATATTCTCAAAACAATTTAGCTATGGTCAAAAACAATTTCAAGGTCGCTTTTAGAAGCGCCAAAAAGCACAAAGCCTATTCTATCATTAACCTATCAGGACTTGCGGTTGGTCTCACTAGTTTTATTCTGATAGTCCTCTACGTACAACATCAGCTGAGCTTTGATCAATTTCACGAACAAAAGGACAAAATTTTCAGGGTAACTAATGGTGAGGACGCCATCACCCCAAACATTGTGGGCCCCTTCCTCAAGCGAAACTTTGAAGAAGAGGTGAGGCACAGCGTCAGAGTGATTGAACTTGGAGGTCAAATCATGAAAATTGACAATCAACCATTTACAACTAACGCTTATTTCGCTGATACTGCTTTCTTCGATGTCTTTACTTTCCCCTTACTCCAAGGAAATGAAGAGGGAATTCTTTCTAAGCCAAAGACGCTTGTTATCACGCAAAAAGCTGCCATGAAATACTATGGCACTCAGGATGTTGTTGGAAAGACATTGATAAGAGAGGGAGAGCAGTATGCTATTGCCGGAGTTGTTCTTGACCCACCAGCCAATTCGATGATGCAATTTGATTTCTTAATCCCTTTTAAAGAACTAAGATGGGCACAGCGAGAAACCTGGTCAAACTGGAGCTTTCAAACCTTTCTAAGGTTAGAAGATAATGTTGATCCGATTGCCTTTGAACAAAAAGTAGAAGAGAAAGTAAATGTGGAGTTAGATATGCCCACAGAAAGTGAAGATAGTGGTACATACTTGCAGTCTTTGAATGACATCTATCTTCAGAAAAGATTTAAACTCAATTATGAACTAGGGAGAGTAGGTGATATCCAATATGTCTACATCTTTTCTGTGGTGGCTTTCCTCATCTTATTGATAGCCTGCATTAACTATGTGAATCTGGCAACCTCAAGGTCTTTAGAAAGAGCCAAAGAAGTAGGAATCCGTAAAGTTGTTGGCGAGCACAGGAGGCAACTTATAGGTCAGTTTTTAGGAGAGTCATTCTTGTTCGTATTTCTATCGCTCGCAATTTCTATCGCTTTTAGCTATTGGCTGCTACCTTATTTTAATGATCTGGCAGGAGAAAGACTGAATACCGTATACCTGTTTAAATCAGAGTTTCTTCTGTTTTTATGTGGGCTTGGACTGATAATCACATTTCTGGCAGGTATTTATCCAGCCTTGGTGCTTTCAATGTTTAAGCCAGTTACAGTGTTAAAAGGTAAGTTCACTCACTCTGGGTCTGGGAATAGACTACGAAAGTTTTTAGTGATTGTACAATTTGCTATTTCGGCTTTCTTGGTGGTGGCAACACTTGTGGTCAAGAAACAGCTGAATTTCATCCAGGACAAGAATATCGGTTTGGATAAAGAACAAGTGATCTTCTTTACGGCAGATGGAGATTTGAAGAAGAACTACGAGTCCTTCAAAAACACACTCATGACTAACCCTAATATTAAGTCCGTGAGCATGGCCTCCAATGTGCCAGTAAGTGTTGGTTCGGCACACGGTATCCAAACTGGCCCCACCGAAGATGACTATGAATTGATTTATTTTTTAAGTGCCGATAAGGAATTTATGGATCTCATGGGTATGGAGTTGTTAAGTGGACTTAGTCTTATGGAACGAGCAGTACCTTTCAATGAACTTGACACGGCAGGGTTGAACCCAACCTATATTATCAACGAAACTGCTGCTAAACTCTTCAACTGGTCGGCCGAAGAAGCTGTAGGGCAGAATGTAGTCATTGGAGGTTATGAAGGGCCTGTTCAAGGGGTGGTGAAAGACTTTCATTTCAAATCCATGCAGCAACGCATTGAGCCTTTTGTGATCTTATACAACCCTAATCAGTCTTATACGGGCTATGTAAAGTTGGAAACCAATGACTTGCCTGAAACATTGCAGTTTATAGAATCCAATTTGATAGAAGCGGCACCAGGTCTACCATTTGACTATGAATTTATGGATGACTATTACAATCGTATGTACAGGTTTGAATCCCGCTTGGGTAATGTATTTCTTACTTTTGCCAGCATTGCTGTATTCATTGCTTGCCTAGGAATGTTTGGTCTGATTTCATTCATAGCTCTGCATAGGGCTAAAGAAATGGGGATTCGTAAAGTCTTAGGGGCGTCCTTTAAGTCAATTTTGTTTTTGCTATCCGCAGACTTTCTAAAGCTTATAGTGATAGCTCTATTGGTAGGTTTGCCGACTGCATATTTCTTTATGGGAGATTGGTTAAGCGATTATGTTTATCGCATTAATATCGGTGCTGATGTGGCTATAGTGGCTGCAGTCTTCGCTATCCTAATAACTATGCTGACAATTGCCTATCAAGCGGTGAGAACCGCCTTGGTAAATCCGTCCAAAGTATTGAGGAGCGAATAA
- a CDS encoding PadR family transcriptional regulator, translating into MERRHFLGEFEETVLLVVATQQGKAYGLSITNVIEEELGRSVNMSSVHTALYRLEEKGYVKSDLGGASEKRGGRRKRIFEVTSAGKSALLEAKEHRQYLWSKIPDYVFGGGQS; encoded by the coding sequence ATGGAAAGAAGACACTTTTTAGGCGAGTTTGAAGAAACAGTACTGCTCGTGGTGGCTACACAACAAGGTAAAGCCTATGGCCTTTCAATCACTAATGTGATTGAAGAGGAGTTGGGTAGATCGGTGAATATGAGTTCAGTACATACCGCGCTCTATCGGCTTGAAGAAAAGGGCTATGTGAAGTCTGACTTAGGAGGTGCCTCCGAAAAAAGGGGCGGGAGGCGCAAGCGAATCTTTGAGGTCACTTCGGCAGGAAAGTCTGCTTTGCTGGAAGCCAAAGAACACAGACAGTACCTCTGGTCGAAAATACCAGACTATGTATTCGGAGGAGGCCAATCATGA
- a CDS encoding ABC transporter permease encodes MFKNYLTTVFRQIFKNKLFSFINILGLSFGMAICLVIYQYVSFHTSFDKYNENADQLFRLERAIQSVDNNTSYSASHADLLSTILEEKSPLVKETAKVASFNYLNASMEFVIEEDLVAFKQPGVFSVEKSFFDMFSTSFVAGGYQSFDEPYKAILTEKASKKYFSDPAAAIGKVFTLKANAGAQQYELVGIMKDLPNNSHFTFELALSHPSAEKYLGSLNNWQIQAFRTYVLLNSFTDKQTVAQVVDEIFLENYSETLKNSGDKVSFSLNNVQDIHLNSKIPLDDTVTIDKRMVWILSLVAIVILVVAWINYLNLSLVKTLDRMKEMGVRKCLGSSKHQLSLLFVIESLVMNVLSLGITIVLINLTSGYLEQTTALPMINILSYDVLGFLLLIATLGTLVTGFYPLILLKSFNLASVLVGKRGKAASGKSRKVLVLAQFAVTFLLISGTITIFQQIEYMRNTDLGIETENILMVEAPPSDVNADDRQKKARIRTMTTELLKYPGIESMSTAGEVPGQPITWGGALYLNTQPKESAVNTGLISMSYTFPEFFGIDIVAGRALRQDDDPWSKGDVVINEKLAEELGFSNPEDAVGAKIAGFFAPLQVRGVLENHHHTSLHNDYRPIAYILSGWTKYYFFKLRIDESSGANRKDQLNGMIAKMQSEWDEVFPNYQMQYSFVDQGFDQQYKEDVRFGKIFTGFSIVTIVVACLGLFGLTALTVNQKIKEVGIRKVLGASGFSLMKMLSKEYAVMVLVAGIVSMPVAYYLMNNWLDGYSFRIELGAWFFVSPLLLIFVLAVLSVIGKIWKVVQSNPVNALRHE; translated from the coding sequence ATGTTCAAAAACTATTTAACCACTGTCTTCCGACAAATCTTCAAGAACAAGCTTTTCTCATTTATCAATATACTTGGCCTCTCTTTTGGCATGGCCATTTGTTTGGTGATCTACCAGTATGTTTCCTTTCATACTTCATTTGATAAGTACAATGAAAATGCAGATCAACTCTTTCGATTGGAACGTGCTATCCAGTCGGTAGATAATAACACCTCATACAGTGCTTCACATGCTGATCTTTTATCCACCATTCTGGAGGAAAAGTCTCCCTTAGTTAAAGAGACTGCTAAGGTGGCCTCTTTTAATTATTTGAATGCCTCGATGGAATTTGTTATTGAAGAGGACTTAGTGGCATTTAAGCAGCCCGGTGTCTTCTCTGTTGAAAAGTCCTTTTTTGATATGTTTAGCACGAGCTTCGTTGCTGGTGGTTATCAGTCTTTTGATGAGCCATACAAAGCTATACTGACAGAAAAGGCTAGTAAGAAGTATTTTTCAGACCCGGCAGCAGCCATTGGTAAGGTTTTTACACTAAAAGCCAATGCCGGTGCGCAGCAATATGAGTTGGTGGGTATAATGAAAGATCTGCCGAATAATTCACACTTCACTTTCGAGCTGGCCTTAAGTCATCCATCAGCTGAGAAGTATCTCGGATCTTTGAACAATTGGCAAATACAGGCTTTCCGCACATATGTGCTTCTAAATAGTTTCACAGATAAGCAAACGGTTGCTCAAGTTGTAGATGAAATATTTCTCGAGAATTACAGTGAGACACTTAAGAATAGTGGTGACAAGGTATCTTTCAGTCTGAATAACGTACAAGATATTCACCTAAACAGTAAGATACCTTTGGATGACACCGTGACGATCGATAAACGGATGGTTTGGATATTATCCCTTGTGGCCATTGTGATTCTCGTAGTGGCATGGATTAATTATTTGAACTTATCATTAGTAAAGACTCTGGACCGAATGAAGGAAATGGGGGTAAGGAAGTGTCTAGGTTCATCCAAGCATCAATTGTCACTCTTATTTGTCATTGAGTCTTTGGTGATGAATGTCTTGTCACTGGGCATTACAATCGTTTTGATCAACTTGACAAGCGGTTATTTGGAACAGACTACCGCGCTTCCAATGATCAATATTTTGAGTTATGACGTCCTGGGCTTTCTCCTTTTGATTGCCACGTTGGGTACACTAGTTACAGGGTTTTATCCATTGATCTTGTTGAAGTCATTTAACCTGGCGTCAGTACTTGTTGGAAAACGCGGTAAGGCTGCCAGCGGTAAATCAAGGAAGGTGTTGGTGCTGGCGCAATTTGCTGTCACGTTTCTACTGATTTCTGGTACTATAACAATCTTTCAGCAGATTGAATATATGAGAAACACGGACTTGGGTATTGAAACGGAAAATATCTTAATGGTTGAAGCTCCACCTTCTGATGTAAATGCTGACGATCGGCAAAAGAAAGCTAGGATTAGAACAATGACTACGGAGTTGTTAAAATATCCAGGTATTGAGTCCATGTCTACAGCGGGAGAGGTGCCCGGTCAACCGATCACTTGGGGAGGTGCTTTATATTTGAATACCCAGCCGAAAGAATCGGCAGTAAACACGGGTCTGATCTCTATGAGTTATACTTTCCCAGAGTTTTTTGGAATAGATATTGTTGCCGGTAGGGCCTTAAGACAAGATGATGACCCATGGTCGAAAGGCGATGTGGTGATCAATGAGAAACTAGCAGAAGAGCTGGGCTTCAGTAACCCTGAAGATGCTGTTGGTGCTAAAATAGCAGGCTTTTTTGCCCCGCTGCAAGTAAGAGGAGTTCTAGAAAATCATCATCATACTTCTTTACACAATGATTATCGGCCGATCGCTTACATTCTTAGCGGATGGACTAAATATTACTTCTTCAAGTTGAGAATAGACGAGTCTTCAGGGGCTAATAGAAAGGATCAGTTGAATGGAATGATCGCCAAGATGCAAAGTGAGTGGGATGAGGTATTCCCCAACTATCAAATGCAGTACTCATTCGTAGATCAGGGTTTTGATCAGCAATACAAGGAGGATGTCCGTTTCGGAAAAATATTTACCGGGTTTTCAATTGTCACAATTGTAGTGGCATGTTTAGGGTTATTCGGCTTGACGGCACTTACAGTCAATCAGAAAATAAAGGAAGTGGGTATTCGAAAGGTGCTGGGTGCCAGTGGCTTCAGCTTGATGAAGATGTTGTCAAAAGAGTATGCTGTGATGGTGTTGGTCGCTGGGATTGTAAGTATGCCGGTAGCCTACTACCTAATGAATAATTGGCTGGATGGTTATAGCTTTAGAATTGAATTGGGCGCGTGGTTCTTCGTTAGCCCATTGCTTTTGATTTTTGTTCTAGCTGTTTTAAGTGTAATCGGAAAGATTTGGAAAGTAGTACAGTCCAACCCCGTAAATGCGCTAAGGCACGAATGA